Genomic DNA from Trichoderma asperellum chromosome 5, complete sequence:
tggagcagctggagggTCTTTGTGCTATTTATCATCTCCGGctgcttcctctttgctTTCGGGGTTCACCAATACCGGAAAGGCGAGGAGGCCACTGTCCCTCCTAAAATACTTCTCACTAGGACTGTTCTCTTTGGAGCATTTTACTCCTTTAACACTTCTGGGGCGTTATATGTAGCGGTCTATTATGTAAGTTTGACTGAATTGTGATATGTATCATGCTGCTAACTAATAAACAGCTCCCAATTTGGTTTCAGGCAGTGAAAGGAGCCTCGCCATTCAGCAGCGGCGTTCGCGGCCTTCCGCTGGTATTGTCTCTAGTGTTTTCTATCCTCACGTCAGGGAGTATCACAAGTATCATCGGGTATTATACTCCAACCATGTGTCTTGGATCCATATTGATGGCGCTTGGCGCAGGCATGCTGACAACGTTCCGTGTCGACACACCAATGGCGTTATGGGTAATATACCAAATTATCTTTGCCCTCGGCATTGGGTTCGGTTTTCAGCAGCCTATCATCGCTACTCAGACAAATTTCTCAGGAAAGGACCTTCCGATTGCCCTAGTGCTAGTCAGTTTTATACAAAATTTGGGGGGGATTGTAGCCATTTCTTCTGCGCAAAACATTTTCACGAACCAATTAATGTACAACCTACACAAAGCGGCGCCTAATATTGATCCAAAGCTCGTTCAAAAAGTTGGAGTATTAACTCTAAAGCTTGGCTTTACTAAGAAGGAGTTAAACGAGATACTTCCAGCTTATAACCTCTCTATCACCCAGACACTTTTAGTGGCAACTGCTATGTCTTCAGTAACAGCGATTGGTTGCCTTGGTATTCCTTTTTATTCGGTAAAAGGCAAGAATACTACAGAGGATAAAGTATAGCATGGGAGAGCATTTCAGTTAGAGCGAACATCATTATTTGAACAAAGTGCGCTACAATTTTCCTGGGCATAATTAAGGCTAAAAGGCAccataatataatactcgtATATTTACGCCTATTTATAGAGTTGTCAATCGCGGAGATCATAATCTTGAGGGTTGTGATTGAGAACTTCATCAATGGACTTCGACGGAATGCCGGAAATTGTAGCAATTCTGCAAGAGCTGTTAGTGTTTGTCCATCTTGCATGTACATCTCCACAAGTACTCACGAAGCTCCCACTCGGAAGCAGCCTAGCCATGTCCAAGCCTAGTCTATCTCATCCACTTCACACTCAGGCACGAGGCCGAAACCGGGCCACATATTTTGGTGTCTATCAGAAGGCATGGAGCTATAGCATTGTAGTTGAATTGCTTCATGGACAGTAAGGCCTACATGGTTCAAAGCTGGATTGTAATAATATCGAGATTGAGGGAGTGGCCAGACAAAGAAGGAGTAAAGCAGGAATCGTTTCAATTCGCTTACCCTAGTATGGGTGAGAGGAGTTCCTCATGACCAGCAGATACTTCGCGGTAAATGACCGTAAAGCGATCATGCTCTTGACTGGCGACAAGCACAATGGTCCAAAAAAGCAGCGTGACTGACGAAGCAGATCATAAAGTTGGGTAATTGGTTGCCAAAATATGGCGTGGGGGTAATAGTGTAAGCCGAAGCTGGGAGTTTAGTTAacaaatataataatagaggGTTggaaatatatactattggAA
This window encodes:
- a CDS encoding uncharacterized protein (EggNog:ENOG41~TransMembrane:14 (i33-51o71-89i101-120o126-146i158-177o189-210i231-252o258-278i299-320o340-360i367-384o390-408i428-450o502-524i)), coding for MECPKQDTTEAKQRSPENAPTEESSKYPRGVPLFLNLLSIILATIVCGYDANCVTTIIPIVTDRFHSLNDVGWYGAAFLLASASSQLFYGKLYLFHPAKIVFSTVVFTFAVGSLICAVAPNSSSFIVGRAISGLGSAGILAGTNIIISRCVPVRMRPVYSSIIGAIECVAISIGPLLGGAIAETLGWRWCFWILLPLAGITIVITILFLGNEESSEQSTMTLKEKIRRLDLPSLALFIPAIACLILALQWGGTYYAWSSWRVFVLFIISGCFLFAFGVHQYRKGEEATVPPKILLTRTVLFGAFYSFNTSGALYVAVYYLPIWFQAVKGASPFSSGVRGLPLVLSLVFSILTSGSITSIIGYYTPTMCLGSILMALGAGMLTTFRVDTPMALWVIYQIIFALGIGFGFQQPIIATQTNFSGKDLPIALVLVSFIQNLGGIVAISSAQNIFTNQLMYNLHKAAPNIDPKLVQKVGVLTLKLGFTKKELNEILPAYNLSITQTLLVATAMSSVTAIGCLGIPFYSVKGKNTTEDKV